The following proteins come from a genomic window of Phnomibacter ginsenosidimutans:
- a CDS encoding thermonuclease family protein yields MRLHGIDCPEKGQPFGQVAKQFASKAIYGKTVKVDSTDTDRYGRTIGIVWYDEPAQSLNEALLKAGLAWHYTRYDQNAAWAKLELAARTAQIGLWADKQPVAPWEWRYMQ; encoded by the coding sequence ATACGGCTGCACGGGATTGATTGCCCGGAGAAGGGGCAGCCGTTTGGGCAGGTGGCTAAGCAATTTGCCAGTAAAGCCATTTATGGAAAGACCGTGAAGGTGGATAGTACTGATACCGACAGGTATGGGCGTACAATAGGTATAGTATGGTACGACGAGCCGGCGCAAAGCCTGAATGAAGCTTTACTGAAGGCCGGGCTGGCCTGGCATTATACCCGCTATGACCAAAACGCAGCCTGGGCGAAGCTGGAGCTGGCTGCCCGCACTGCCCAGATTGGCCTGTGGGCAGATAAACAACCGGTTGCGCCATGGGAGTGGCGGTATATGCAGTAA
- a CDS encoding bifunctional 3,4-dihydroxy-2-butanone-4-phosphate synthase/GTP cyclohydrolase II, which yields MLDTIESAIEDIRLGKLVIVVDDEDRENEGDFICAARCVTPEVINFMATYGRGLVCAALTAERCAELDLQPMVSSNTSMHETAFTVSVDLIGPGAGTGISAQDRAKTVQALIHPATKPSDLGRPGHIFPLIAKAGGVLRRTGHTEATVDLARLAGYEPAGVLVEIMNEDGSMARLPQLEEIAKKWNLKLISIKDLIEYRLKQDTLIEEIVRVAMPTKYGHFQLVAFKDKSNDMEHLAIVKGDWVKDEPVLTRVHSSCFTGDILGSLRCDCGDQLACALQKVEAEGKGVILYMNQEGRGIGLVNKLKAYKLQEEGADTLEANLMLGLPADARDYGVGAQILRHLGVSKIRLMTNNPKKRVGLMGYGLEIVDTVGLEVPSNPHNHDYLVAKRDKMGHEIEVK from the coding sequence ATGCTGGATACTATTGAAAGTGCGATTGAAGACATCCGATTGGGAAAACTGGTGATTGTAGTGGATGATGAGGACCGCGAAAATGAAGGCGATTTTATTTGTGCTGCCCGATGTGTGACTCCTGAAGTCATCAATTTCATGGCTACTTACGGACGTGGGCTGGTATGCGCTGCTTTGACAGCTGAACGATGCGCTGAACTGGATTTGCAGCCTATGGTCAGCAGCAATACCAGCATGCATGAAACGGCGTTTACTGTTTCGGTGGACCTGATTGGCCCCGGTGCAGGTACCGGTATTTCTGCACAAGACCGGGCTAAAACTGTACAGGCTTTGATACACCCGGCTACCAAACCATCTGATTTGGGGCGCCCCGGGCATATTTTTCCGTTGATAGCCAAGGCCGGCGGTGTATTGCGCCGTACCGGTCATACAGAAGCCACAGTCGATTTGGCCCGTCTGGCCGGATATGAACCTGCGGGGGTACTGGTGGAAATTATGAATGAAGATGGCAGCATGGCACGGCTTCCTCAACTCGAGGAAATTGCCAAAAAATGGAACCTCAAGCTCATTTCTATTAAAGACCTGATTGAGTACCGGCTGAAGCAGGATACGCTGATTGAAGAAATAGTGCGGGTAGCCATGCCGACCAAATACGGTCATTTTCAGTTGGTGGCTTTCAAAGACAAGAGCAACGACATGGAACACCTGGCCATCGTAAAAGGGGACTGGGTCAAAGATGAACCGGTGCTTACAAGGGTACACAGCAGTTGTTTTACCGGCGATATTTTGGGTAGCCTCCGTTGCGACTGTGGCGATCAACTGGCTTGTGCATTGCAAAAAGTAGAAGCTGAAGGAAAGGGTGTGATTTTATACATGAACCAAGAGGGCAGGGGCATTGGCCTGGTGAACAAACTGAAGGCGTACAAGCTGCAAGAGGAGGGTGCCGATACGCTGGAAGCCAACCTGATGCTGGGGCTGCCTGCCGATGCCCGGGATTATGGCGTTGGTGCGCAAATACTCCGGCATTTGGGCGTCAGCAAAATCAGACTCATGACCAACAACCCCAAGAAACGGGTGGGCCTGATGGGCTACGGGTTGGAGATTGTAGATACCGTTGGTTTGGAAGTACCGTCTAATCCTCACAACCATGATTATCTGGTGGCGAAGCGGGATAAGATGGGCCACGAGATTGAAGTGAAATAA
- a CDS encoding helix-turn-helix domain-containing protein, producing the protein MKREELLKSREYWIAQIQLKLYEMIENYRKENNLNKTQLAQRLGVTKGYITQILNGDFDHKVSKLVDLALAFDKVPCFEFENFEQYLLCDKLGMNDIKINARPIIHLTVSHSYTLPRKDTDTNADTGLFHSDQITYTLNKPGCITEVPALN; encoded by the coding sequence ATGAAAAGAGAAGAATTGCTTAAAAGCCGGGAATATTGGATTGCCCAAATTCAATTAAAGCTTTACGAAATGATTGAAAACTACCGTAAAGAAAACAATTTGAATAAGACACAACTGGCACAAAGGCTGGGGGTTACCAAAGGATATATAACTCAAATTCTAAACGGCGACTTTGACCATAAAGTAAGTAAGCTTGTCGATCTGGCACTGGCGTTTGATAAAGTACCTTGCTTTGAGTTTGAAAATTTTGAACAATACTTACTCTGTGATAAGTTGGGTATGAATGATATTAAAATAAATGCAAGGCCAATCATACATCTCACAGTTTCTCACTCCTATACACTACCCCGTAAAGACACAGACACAAATGCGGATACCGGTCTTTTTCATTCAGATCAAATAACATATACGTTGAACAAGCCAGGATGTATTACTGAAGTACCAGCTTTAAACTAA
- a CDS encoding transposase, giving the protein MSFAYNIKDQGALHFLTFTVHQWADVFTRQQYVDLYLDSLQYCQQEKGLLIYGWVVMTNHIHLLARAANENLSEIIRDHKKFTAKKICTAIAANEKESRKEWLSLIYNVKVISGFGKKVIMVKRFTVKLSFFRNWNTYTKIQFVQASWKALNTM; this is encoded by the coding sequence ATGTCATTTGCTTACAACATCAAAGATCAGGGTGCTCTTCACTTCCTCACCTTTACGGTACACCAGTGGGCTGATGTTTTTACACGTCAACAGTATGTGGATTTGTATCTCGACAGCCTACAATATTGTCAGCAAGAAAAAGGCCTGCTGATCTATGGCTGGGTAGTAATGACCAACCATATACATCTTTTGGCCAGAGCAGCAAATGAAAACCTAAGTGAAATTATTCGTGACCATAAAAAGTTTACGGCAAAAAAAATATGTACAGCTATAGCAGCAAATGAAAAGGAAAGCCGGAAGGAATGGCTGTCGTTAATTTACAACGTGAAGGTCATATCTGGTTTTGGGAAGAAGGTTATCATGGTGAAGCGATTTACAGTGAAGCTTTCTTTCTTTCGAAACTGGAATACATACACAAAAATCCAGTTCGTGCAGGCTTCGTGGAAAGCCCTGAACACTATGTGA
- a CDS encoding GTP pyrophosphokinase, producing MIDFLEKKENFKEFYAANIDNIHSAEKSFRNLIYLLLSNTQEFITPKIISRVKERNECIEKFNLKYRKEVEKSKKNYEIKDFITDLIGIRVICMYESDIEKVVDVVKENFETLDITNKTLQLLQKKDTFGYKGVHLDLKLNKERSGFKEYQHIAQYQFEVQVRSIVQDAWSEVDHKLKYKKSLSDKLQRRVINLAALFEMADREFDAIRLETKAEIEEKIKQEELLLKEKLDVGNFLNYCNSVFKDFVFEDYKVEGFIYEIVNLKELTIGDLKDAFEKHHELVERYKKYREDTYGDKMNPYTILRHTLYTYNSRIFQSLLFDLQRDNYSNWIANNP from the coding sequence ATGATAGACTTTTTAGAGAAGAAAGAAAACTTTAAAGAATTTTATGCAGCTAATATTGATAATATTCATTCTGCTGAAAAATCTTTCAGAAACTTGATTTATTTATTACTGTCTAATACTCAAGAATTTATCACACCGAAAATTATTTCTAGAGTTAAAGAGCGAAATGAGTGTATAGAAAAATTTAATTTGAAGTATCGAAAGGAAGTAGAGAAAAGCAAAAAGAATTATGAGATTAAGGACTTCATAACTGACCTTATTGGTATTCGTGTAATTTGTATGTATGAAAGTGATATCGAAAAGGTTGTCGATGTAGTAAAAGAGAATTTTGAGACATTAGATATTACAAATAAAACTTTGCAACTGCTTCAAAAGAAAGACACATTCGGATATAAAGGAGTTCATTTGGATTTAAAGTTAAACAAGGAAAGAAGTGGATTTAAAGAGTATCAACACATTGCTCAATACCAGTTTGAAGTACAAGTAAGGTCAATTGTTCAAGATGCTTGGAGTGAAGTGGACCATAAATTGAAGTATAAAAAGTCTTTATCCGATAAACTTCAAAGACGAGTAATCAATTTAGCGGCGTTGTTTGAAATGGCAGATAGGGAGTTCGATGCGATTCGTCTTGAGACTAAAGCTGAGATTGAAGAAAAAATTAAGCAGGAAGAGTTACTCTTAAAAGAGAAACTAGACGTTGGGAACTTTCTGAATTATTGTAATAGTGTTTTCAAAGACTTTGTATTTGAAGATTACAAAGTTGAGGGGTTTATTTATGAAATTGTCAATTTAAAGGAGCTTACTATAGGTGACTTAAAAGATGCATTTGAGAAACATCATGAATTGGTTGAGAGGTATAAAAAGTATAGAGAGGATACTTATGGAGACAAGATGAATCCTTATACAATTTTGAGACACACTCTTTATACTTACAACTCAAGAATATTTCAGTCACTTTTATTTGATTTACAAAGGGATAATTATAGTAATTGGATAGCTAACAACCCTTGA